Below is a genomic region from Pseudomonadota bacterium.
GACCACAATTGTGCTTTCCGAACGAAGGGCGGTGTCCTGTTACTTCCGCAACCAGTTTCCTTTATCATCCTGAATCCACCATCCACTTTGGGCCTTCGCTCTAAGGGTCCGGGCAAAAATGGCCGCAACTTTAGGGGTGGCATCAGCCCCGAGGCGATTGGCCCTGACAATTTCTCCATATAGTGCCTGGCGGTCACTGTTTTCTGCCTTAACCAGACTGCTTAACCGGGCCCGTTTTTTTAAGGGCAGCTGATTTTTCTGCCGTAAATGGAGCAGGCCATCCGCCCCTTCACCAAAAAAACCTTTCTGATAAGCATCTTTCAGCTGTGGATACCGTTTTTTCATCGATTGTTTCACCCCCCGGATGGTTGAGGTTGAAACATTAATATCCAGTTTTTCCGCAGCTTCAGCCTGACGGATAAAATCTATCCTGAAACCCTGTTGTTCACTTTTTGTCTCCGCAGGCGTTTCTTCCGGTATCGGTTGCACCGGCTGTCTTTCATCTCCGGATCTGATTTCATCAACAATCTGCTCTGCAGCCTTCTGCACTGCTGCTGCCGGAAAATAGATGTTAATAGTAACACAGGAAACCAGTACCATCAGTAACAGCATCACCAACCATTGGCATTTTTTCATGATTTTCTCCACTCATTGA
It encodes:
- a CDS encoding DUF1318 domain-containing protein, whose product is MKKCQWLVMLLLMVLVSCVTINIYFPAAAVQKAAEQIVDEIRSGDERQPVQPIPEETPAETKSEQQGFRIDFIRQAEAAEKLDINVSTSTIRGVKQSMKKRYPQLKDAYQKGFFGEGADGLLHLRQKNQLPLKKRARLSSLVKAENSDRQALYGEIVRANRLGADATPKVAAIFARTLRAKAQSGWWIQDDKGNWLRK